Below is a window of Caldichromatium japonicum DNA.
GTGGCAACAAGAAGTCTAAAAATCGGCTTTTCAGCAGATTAAATATAAAGCGGTACCATTCGCCGCCAATAATAGCCCTGGTGGGCGCGGCCATCCCATTCATATAGTGCATTTGCGATCCCTTTATCCCAGAGGATGCGGCTGAGATAGCGATTATTGTCGAGAAATGGATCTTCTTTGCCGATGACCAGGATGATGTCCATACGCCGCAGATGTCCGAGTCTCCATGGGCAATTCAGATTGGGTAGGTAATGCACTGGGGTATTGAAATAGACATTGTCATCGCGCCAGCCGTCAAAAAGATCGCGGAAATGCTCGACGTTGAGCGTTAGATCATAGCGGCCTGAAAAGGCAGACAATTTTTGAAATAGATGCGGGTGACGAAAAGCGATATTAGCAGCGAGAAAGGCCCCGAGGCTCAGCCCATGGGCGATGGTGCAGGGATGTGGATTTTTCTGCTGCATCAGCGGCATGACCTCGTTGAGGATATATTCCTCGTAGGCGATGTAACGGCGCACGCGATCGGCTGGATGACACCAAAAGCAATAAAAGCTTTCCCAGGCGATATTGTCCACACAATAGAGTTGCAGATATCCGGCCTCGATCTTGTGGCGCAGTGCCTCGACCATGCGTAGATCTTCATATTCATAAAAACGCCCGTCTCGGGTGGGAAATACCAGTACCTTGGCACCGGCATGACCAAAGATCAGGAGTTCCATCCTGCGCCCGAGACGTTGGCTGTACCAGTGATGATATTCGCGGTTCATGGCTCTTTTGAATCGAGATGCCTATCGCCTACTCGCCGAGCGATTTAAAAAAGCCCTGCAATTCAGCGAGCAATTGCTGTTCTTGTGCGAGGCGCTCTGGATAAGCGAAATGGCCGGCGCGTAGGATAAAGAGCCGCTTTTCGCCTGGGAGCGCGTTGTAGATCGCAAATTGTCCGGGAGGGGCGACCATGGGGTCGAACAAGGCTAGGGCTAGATGCATAGGTTGGCGGATGTAGCGTGCGGCGACGGCAGCATCATAAAGGTACAAGTTAACAGCGAGATGACGGCCATGGCGGCGCATAAAGTCTTGCACCGAGGCGCCACTGCCGGCAGTCGGCAGTTGCAGGCGCAAAGGCTGATGACCGAAGGTAGGGACATTGAGATGACCGCGGGCGATGCGCGTTTCCCAGGCTAAGGCCAGGGCGCCGATACCGCCGCCGAAGCTGATCCCGAGATAACCGATCCGACCGCTCAGCCAAGGATAGAGCGCGAGCAGCGCGCTTGTCGCCGTCCAGAGGTCCTCGACACAACCGCGCAAGATATAGCGCTCTGGCTTGTCGATATCGTGTAAGACGTGCCACCTTGGCTCGGTTGAGATCGACGGGCGAGCGCTGCGGCCAAGACCGCGAAAACAGGGGATGGCATAGAGCGCATCAGGGCAAGGCAAGGGTCCTTCGGGCTGCACAAGACTGCCATAGCCGTGACCGCAGATCAGTGCCTTGGTCGGCGCCTCTTGCTCTGGCAATAACAGCCAGCCGCGGATCGGAAAGTCATTGGTCGAAATATAGGACCAATCGAGAACCTGAAAGCCCGGATAGCATTCCTTGCTGCGGGTCACCTGTGGGCAAGGATCGATCGTAAGTGCGGCCTGATACCACTGTTGCCAGGTCTCGACAAAACCTGGCGGTTCCGGTGGTGGTTCGACCCGCAGTAAGGCGTCCAAGTCATAGCCGTAAGTGGGATCGAATGGATAATCGTGACTCAACGGCGGCCAGGTCGCTGTCGGGGTCATGGTCTCTTTTTGACGGGCCTTCTGGTGAACCAAAGTGCGCCCATCTTAGTGCCAATGATCGCGGGCAATGCCAACGCACAGGGAGATCCTGGACATGACCATGGGGCTTGCTGGCGAGGGGCCTAGTGTCGGCTAGGCCTGGGATGGTGATAGACTGCGCCCAGTGACATTGACTGTCTGTGTATCCAGACCTGATCCCAGCTATGCCTAAGCCCTTGGCCCTCGTGGTCGATGACGAGGCCGATCTACTGGAGCTGATCCGTATCACCCTAGCCAGGATGGGGGTGGATGCAGTGACGGCGCCGACATTGGCCGAGGCCAAGCGTCAACTCGAGCAGCAGCGCATCGACCTTTGCTTAAGCGACCTTAATCTGCCGGATGGCAGCGGTTTAGACCTGGTCCAGCATATTGCAGCCCACTATCCGGATCTACCGATCGCCATGATCACTGCCTATGGCAGTATGGAATCGGCGGTAGCGGCCATGAAGGCCGGTGCCTTCGACTTCGTGGCTAAGCCAGTCGATCTTGCCGCGCTGCGCAATCTGGTCGAAGCGGCCTTGCGTCTGCGTGGGCGCTCTGTCTTAGCAACAGATGCAGGCGAAGGTGTTGCTGATACGCCCTTGATCGGCAGCTCGAACGTCATGCAGCAGGTCCGCGCCCTGATCGCCAAGCTTGCCCGCACCCAGGCCCCGGTCTTTATCACCGGTGAGAGCGGGACGGGTAAAGAGTTGGCGGCGCGGCTGATCCATACCCAAGGGCTGCATCGTCGCGGTTCATTTGTGCCGGTCAATTGTGGCGCGATCCCCCCTGACCTGGTCGAGAGCGAGCTGTTCGGTCATAAAAAAGGTAGCTTCACCGGGGCGGTTGCCGATAAGCCCGGCTTATTCCAGGTCGCTGCTGGGGGAACATTGTTCCTCGACGAGGTCGCCGAGTTGCCCCTTCCGGCCCAGGTTAAGCTGTTGCGCGCAATCCAGGAAAAGGCCGTACGTCCAGTCGGTGCCGCACGTGAGATCTCCGTCGATATCCGGCTCATCAGCGCCAGTCACCGCGATCTTGTCCGCGAGGTCGAGGAAGGCCGTTTCCGGCAAGATCTGTTTTATCGCATCAATGTCATCGAGCTGCGCATGCCCGCCCTGCGCGAGCATCCTGAGGATATCCCAGAGCTCGCGGAATATATCCTTGGACGCCTTGCCAAGCGGACAGCGGGGCGACCTACTGGACACTGTCCGAAGCTGTCGGCTGAAGCCGTGGCAGCGTTGCAACATTATCCTTTCCCAGGCAATGTGCGCGAATTAGAAAATATCCTAGAACGGGCCCTTGCCTTGTGCGAAGGCGACTCTATCCGCTTAGCGGATCTGTATTTACAAGAACCTCTCAGCAGCAAGGCCACTGCCGATCGCCATGAGATCGCGGTTGATCGGGTGCCGGTCAGTATCCCGAATGAGCTGAGCTTGCAGGAAAGGGACCTAGAGGCAGCGGCGTCGGCGCTTGGCCTCACCTCTTTGGCATTGCGCTATCGGTTAAAGCGTCTGGGGATCGGCCTGGGGAGATAGACTTGGGGGTGAGGCATCGCCTGAGGCTCAGGCTGCACCCCGGGCAGGCATTGCCAGGCGATACACAACGCCTATCAATCTGTCAAACAGCGGGAGCAGTAAGCAATGATCCTAAGGATCGTGATCGACGATCAGATCTATGAGGTCCAGGTGCCGGATGCCATCTTGGCTGGGGCGCGTGATTATTTCGATCAACTTGACTGCGATATGGACGGCGGCTGGCGAATGGGGCGCGAATGGATCGTATTGCCAGATCGAATTCAACGGTGCCAGATTGTAGCTGATCGCTTATTGACTGCGCTCGAGACCAACAATGTCAAGCTCGGAACCTTGATGGCAGGTTATATCCTCACCCGTTTGCCGGGTGTGGATACCGTGATCCCCGACATCCAGGGCGAGCCGCAAAATACCCAATTCGAGATGGGGTATCCGAAGCTTGAATCATCCGCCCCAACGCTGGAGCATGGGGCTTCTGCAGGCAGCGGGTTTGGCAAACTTGCGGCATTGGAGCAGGCAGGGCGCGAGGTTACGCCCGTTTTCAAAGTAGGGCGCGGGTATCGCTTTTCGGTGTTCGACTCCAAGACCGGAGGATGGCAAGACTCACCCCTGATTGCGACCGAATCTGAGGCAGTGCGGTTAAGACAAGAGGCCCTAAAGTCGCGTTATGAGTCATTGGTAGCTGGCGGCGGCTGATATAGACCGCCGCCAATTCAGCCTAGACCGAATGCTGCTTAGTTGCCCTTGTTAAGGGTATCGAACTTGAACAGCGTATAGGCAGGGCAAAATCCGATGGCGCCGGTGGCCAAGACGATGAGACCAAGGATGTCAAGGATGACGCTGCCGGTCATGAGGCCGGCAAGGATCAGGACACCAGCTGCGGCCAGACGGATGTTACGATCCATGGGGCCGACGTTTTTGGGAAGGTTCTGGAACATGTCTAGCTCCTTATAAGGGCTGATGGGTGTATTACCAAGGCATTGCATGCGCTCGATTGGACCATCGAGGCAGCCATGCGTTCCAAGGCTCAATAGAGCGCGTGGGAGCGGCTGATGTATTTAGTCAGCTCGATATGTTGGGCATTCATGCGTCTTAGGATATCCTGGCTTACCCGCACAATGTTCTGCATGACCCGATACACAAGCCAGGGATGCTCGGGCAGCAAGGATTCGAAGGCTTCGCGCTCGATGCTACAGACCTGGGTCCGCCCCAGTGAACGAAGGGTTGCGGTATGCGGCTGACCGCTAATAAATCCCAATTCACCGGCGAGGTCGCCGGTGGAGAGGACGTGGATCGTAGCATATTCGCCCTTACCAAGCTCATGGGTGACCGCCATCGCCCCCTCGGTGATGACATGGAGGCTGTTGTCGATCTTACCTTCCTCGATCAGGATCTCTTGGTCAGCAAGGCGGCGACAGTAAGCGATCGATGCCAGTGCCATCACCTGCTCATCGGTGAGGTTAGCGGTGAGCCTGGAGTGGCGCAGGTAGTTAAAATTATTTTCCATATCGCTATCCCCCTATATTCTAAATTGCTAAATCCCTAACAGTTTGAGTCAGGCTGGGCGGGGGGGCAAGCGGGTCGATGCTAATTTCTAGCTTTGACATTTTATGGTTATATAGTATAATCCTTGGTTCTGCTTTAAAACTCCTTGCCTCACCCCGTGTCGGGGAGGCTGTGCCTATCCGTAAGGAGCTGTCATGCGACATTACGAAGTGGTCTTTTTGGTTCATCCCAGCCAGAGCGAGCAGGTGCCCGGGATGATCGAGCGTTACCGGAGCAACCTCGAAAAGCGGGGTGGCATGGTGCATCGGTGCGAGGATTGGGGACGGCGTCCGCTCGCCTATCCCATCAATAAGGTCCACAAGGCGCACTATATCTTGATGAACATCGAGTGCGATCAGGCGGCCATCGATGAGCTTGCCAATGCCTTTCGCTTCAACGATGCTGTGTTGCGCAATCTGATCATCAAACGCAAATCGGCGATCACTGACCCCTCGCCCCTTGCCAAGAGCAACGAGGAGCGCGAACGCGCTGAACGCGCAGAAACGCTCGACAAGGAAGAACTCGGTTCTGCGCCTGCTACCATTGCCGAAGAGTCTGGCGAGAATCTCGAGGCGTCTGAGGTCGAGGATTAAGGTCGATATCCCGCATCCGTCTTGTTCATGAACCGAGAGGATCATCATGTCTCGCTTTTTTCGCCGCAAGCGCTACTGCCGTTTTACTGCTGAAGGTATCTCCGAGATCGATTACAAAGATATCAATCTGTTGAAATCTTATATCAGCGAATCAGGCAAGATCGTTCCCAGCCGGATCACCGGGACCTCAGCTAAATACCAGCGCCAGCTTGCACGCGCCATCAAACGCGCCCGCTATCTCGCGCTGTTGCCTTACACGGATCAACACTGAACCACAGACGCTGAATGCCTAAGGGTCCGACTCAGTGGTTGCGACGAGGGAGAGCGCGTGCCTGTCTCGACCCTGGACTGCTCGCTAATCGCATAGTTTGCGCTCGGTAAGCGCGAATAGAGCAAGGTTGATAGTCTAGGTGCGGGCACCAAGTTAGGCGCAGGCAATACACGAACGTTTTTTGGGTTCATAGGTCCTGACCCCTTAGGTTGTGGGCCACTGTTGTACTTGCTCGTCTCCTCTAGGCCGATGGCTGGATAAGCTCAGTTTTCATGATGCGGGTGGATGTAGGAGCAGGTTTGTGATCTTGCTCCTTCATCTGGGCTTGAAGTAGTACTCGCCTTCTTGCAGTTGGGTTTAACTTGGGGTATGGGGTATCGGGGCAACCTTTGCGTCACTGAGGGGCCGGTGCGGGCGCTTTGGGCGCATGGCTTCTGTATTCAATTCGTTTGAGAGGAAGAGATACGTGGAAATCATTCTGCTGAAGAATGTCACCAATTTGGGTGGGCTCGGGGATAGAGTGAAGGTTCGCGGTGGCTATGGACGCAACTATTTGATCCCAAAAGGATTTGCTGTCCCGGCAACCCCGGAGAATATCAAGGCTTTTGAGGAGCGGCGCGCTGAATTGGAACGGGCGGCTGCTGAGGCGTTGGCTGCAGCCCACACCCGTAAGTCCCAATTCGAAGGCAGGCGTCTGACGATCGCGCGCAAGGCCGGTGAAGAGGGACGGCTGTTTGGTTCAGTGGGTGCTGCCGATATCGCCGAGGCTGCGCGCGAGATGGGCCTGGAGCTTGCCAAGTCTGAGGTTCGCCTGCCCCAGGGGGTCTTCCGCTCTCTCGGTGAGTATGAGGTTAGGCTGCATCTCCATCCAGAGGTCGATGTCGATATCATGATCGATATCGTCCCCGCCAGCTGAGCCGGTTGCGATCCATCCGCTACCTTGCCCCTAGCCGCGTCCATGTGGGCGCGGCCAGTCTTCTTCCCCGTCTTGTCAATATCCCTGCTGGGCCAGTGGCGTCTTAATCTAGATTGGTCCACCTTTACATCTAGCCTCGCAGAGCACCTACCGCTGGCTGCCACGCCTCCGCTAGCCCGCGCTTTTTTGAATGCCGAGACGGGCAGATGTCATGTTTGAGACCAAGACCCAGGATACGGCGGCTGATGGCGATGAGTTGCGCGTCCCGCCGCATAATCTCCATGCCGAGCAATCTCTGCTCGGCGGCTTACTCTTGGATAACAGCGCCTGGGAGCGCATCGCCGATCTTGTCCGCGAGAAGGATCTGTATCGGCGCGAGCACCGAATCATCTTTGCGGCAATCGCCAGGCTTGCCGACGGCAATCAGCCCTTCGATGTCGTCACCCTAGCGGAGACCCTGGAGCGAGAGGGGCGTCTGGATGAGGCGGGAGGTCTCCCCTATCTCGGCATGCTGGTTAACCAAACCCCCAGCGCTGCCAATATCCAGGCCTACGCCCGGATCGTGCGCCAGACCTCGGTCCGACGTCAGATGATCACCGCAGGCACAGCGATCGCCGACAATGCCTATCATCCCCAAGGCCGCGACTCGGCGGAATTACTCGATGAGGCCGAGCAGCTGGTCTTTGCCATTGCCGAACAAGAGGCTCGTGGATGTAGCGGCTTTCAATCGATCCGCCAGCTTTTAAACCAGGCCATCGAACGGATCGACACGCTCTATCAACGCGCCGAACCGATCACGGGCCTGAGCACGGGTTTTACCGACCTCGACCAGATGACCTCGGGTCTGCAACCCTCGGATCTCATCATCGTCGCGGGGCGCCCCTCGATGGGCAAGACCAGTTTCGCGATGAACATCGCTGAGCACATCGCCATCCAGACGCGCCGTCCGGTGGCCGTTTTTAGTATGGAGATGCCAGGCGATTCATTGGCGATGCGCCTGATGTCCTCGCTGGGACGGATCGATCAGCATCGGGTGCGTACTGGCAAGCTTGAGGATGATGAATGGCCGCGTCTGACCTCGGCAGTCAATCTGTTGTCTGAGACGGCAATCTTCATCGACGATACCCCAGCGCTCACCCCGATTGAGGTCCGCGCCCGCGCTCGGCGTCTGAAGCGTGAGCAAGGGGACCTCGCGCTGATCGTGCTCGACTATCTCCAGCTGATGCAGGCACCAGGGGCCGGTGAAAATCGCGCAACCGAGATCTCGGCCATCTCGCGGGCCCTCAAAGGGCTAGCACGTGAGCTCAGTGTGCCGGTGATTGCCCTCTCCCAGCTCAACCGCAGCCTCGAACAGCGGCCCAACAAGCGCCCGGTGATGTCGGATCTGCGCGAGTCAGGGGCGATCGAACAGGACGCCGATCTGATCATCTTCATCTATCGCGACGAGGTCTATCATAAAGACAGCCCAGACAAGGGGGTGGCCGAGATCATCATCGCCAAGCAGCGCAATGGGCCAATCGGTACCCTGAAGCTGACCTTTCTTGGCCAATACACCAAGTTCGAGAATTATATCGACGACTACTACGGCGAAGGTCGCTGAGCCGTTCTCATTTGGTGAGGATCAGCTTGTTATTGCGGGTCATGCGCAGGTAATAACTCTGACCGGCATGTTCGATCACCAAGAGGTGACCGTCGCCGAGTAGGGTGCGGCTATCGATGCGGGGTATGGGGGGCGCTTTGAAGCATTGACGGTCGGGTTCAGTGGACAGAGTAGGGGTATGAGTGGCGGTCGCTTGCATGATTAGGCTCCGGCATAACGCAAGTAGTGTCTTTTTTCAAATAAGAAACATTCTCAAAAATTAGCCCATGCATCCATTCCGAAGGAATCTGCAATGTCCGACAATCCCCTCGTTGCACCCAGTATTGACCCTGCGGAGGTCGCCTATTTCGAGCGTCTGGCTCATCGCTGGTGGGATACGGAAGGGCCATTTTGGCCGCTGCATCGGCTCAATGCCTTCCGTGTTCCTTATATCAGCCATCACCTGTGTACGATCTTGGGGCAGGATCCCGGCGCCAACCAGCCTCTGGTGGGATTGCGTGTACTCGATATCGGCTGTGGCGGCGGTATCCTGAGTGAATCCATGGCCCGGT
It encodes the following:
- a CDS encoding YgaP family membrane protein — its product is MFQNLPKNVGPMDRNIRLAAAGVLILAGLMTGSVILDILGLIVLATGAIGFCPAYTLFKFDTLNKGN
- a CDS encoding sigma-54-dependent transcriptional regulator, producing the protein MPKPLALVVDDEADLLELIRITLARMGVDAVTAPTLAEAKRQLEQQRIDLCLSDLNLPDGSGLDLVQHIAAHYPDLPIAMITAYGSMESAVAAMKAGAFDFVAKPVDLAALRNLVEAALRLRGRSVLATDAGEGVADTPLIGSSNVMQQVRALIAKLARTQAPVFITGESGTGKELAARLIHTQGLHRRGSFVPVNCGAIPPDLVESELFGHKKGSFTGAVADKPGLFQVAAGGTLFLDEVAELPLPAQVKLLRAIQEKAVRPVGAAREISVDIRLISASHRDLVREVEEGRFRQDLFYRINVIELRMPALREHPEDIPELAEYILGRLAKRTAGRPTGHCPKLSAEAVAALQHYPFPGNVRELENILERALALCEGDSIRLADLYLQEPLSSKATADRHEIAVDRVPVSIPNELSLQERDLEAAASALGLTSLALRYRLKRLGIGLGR
- a CDS encoding esterase family protein, with protein sequence MNREYHHWYSQRLGRRMELLIFGHAGAKVLVFPTRDGRFYEYEDLRMVEALRHKIEAGYLQLYCVDNIAWESFYCFWCHPADRVRRYIAYEEYILNEVMPLMQQKNPHPCTIAHGLSLGAFLAANIAFRHPHLFQKLSAFSGRYDLTLNVEHFRDLFDGWRDDNVYFNTPVHYLPNLNCPWRLGHLRRMDIILVIGKEDPFLDNNRYLSRILWDKGIANALYEWDGRAHQGYYWRRMVPLYI
- a CDS encoding acetylxylan esterase; translated protein: MTPTATWPPLSHDYPFDPTYGYDLDALLRVEPPPEPPGFVETWQQWYQAALTIDPCPQVTRSKECYPGFQVLDWSYISTNDFPIRGWLLLPEQEAPTKALICGHGYGSLVQPEGPLPCPDALYAIPCFRGLGRSARPSISTEPRWHVLHDIDKPERYILRGCVEDLWTATSALLALYPWLSGRIGYLGISFGGGIGALALAWETRIARGHLNVPTFGHQPLRLQLPTAGSGASVQDFMRRHGRHLAVNLYLYDAAVAARYIRQPMHLALALFDPMVAPPGQFAIYNALPGEKRLFILRAGHFAYPERLAQEQQLLAELQGFFKSLGE
- the rpsF gene encoding 30S ribosomal protein S6 translates to MRHYEVVFLVHPSQSEQVPGMIERYRSNLEKRGGMVHRCEDWGRRPLAYPINKVHKAHYILMNIECDQAAIDELANAFRFNDAVLRNLIIKRKSAITDPSPLAKSNEERERAERAETLDKEELGSAPATIAEESGENLEASEVED
- the rpsR gene encoding 30S ribosomal protein S18: MSRFFRRKRYCRFTAEGISEIDYKDINLLKSYISESGKIVPSRITGTSAKYQRQLARAIKRARYLALLPYTDQH
- the hemP gene encoding hemin uptake protein HemP codes for the protein MQATATHTPTLSTEPDRQCFKAPPIPRIDSRTLLGDGHLLVIEHAGQSYYLRMTRNNKLILTK
- the dnaB gene encoding replicative DNA helicase, with product MFETKTQDTAADGDELRVPPHNLHAEQSLLGGLLLDNSAWERIADLVREKDLYRREHRIIFAAIARLADGNQPFDVVTLAETLEREGRLDEAGGLPYLGMLVNQTPSAANIQAYARIVRQTSVRRQMITAGTAIADNAYHPQGRDSAELLDEAEQLVFAIAEQEARGCSGFQSIRQLLNQAIERIDTLYQRAEPITGLSTGFTDLDQMTSGLQPSDLIIVAGRPSMGKTSFAMNIAEHIAIQTRRPVAVFSMEMPGDSLAMRLMSSLGRIDQHRVRTGKLEDDEWPRLTSAVNLLSETAIFIDDTPALTPIEVRARARRLKREQGDLALIVLDYLQLMQAPGAGENRATEISAISRALKGLARELSVPVIALSQLNRSLEQRPNKRPVMSDLRESGAIEQDADLIIFIYRDEVYHKDSPDKGVAEIIIAKQRNGPIGTLKLTFLGQYTKFENYIDDYYGEGR
- a CDS encoding cyclic nucleotide-binding domain-containing protein, with product MENNFNYLRHSRLTANLTDEQVMALASIAYCRRLADQEILIEEGKIDNSLHVITEGAMAVTHELGKGEYATIHVLSTGDLAGELGFISGQPHTATLRSLGRTQVCSIEREAFESLLPEHPWLVYRVMQNIVRVSQDILRRMNAQHIELTKYISRSHALY
- the rplI gene encoding 50S ribosomal protein L9, encoding MEIILLKNVTNLGGLGDRVKVRGGYGRNYLIPKGFAVPATPENIKAFEERRAELERAAAEALAAAHTRKSQFEGRRLTIARKAGEEGRLFGSVGAADIAEAAREMGLELAKSEVRLPQGVFRSLGEYEVRLHLHPEVDVDIMIDIVPAS